Proteins co-encoded in one Deinococcus detaillensis genomic window:
- the treZ gene encoding malto-oligosyltrehalose trehalohydrolase, which yields MSNFSTAPAPPAFKPVSQPLSSGERLGAQVLPDGTGTRFRVWATEVQDVAVRIGGTDYPMERSGDPDHDCIHQTVLPVGAGTRYQFVLGGVPTPDPYARFLPGGVHGEAEVIAFNVHDWKDVNWDGVPLDQCVFYELHVGTFTPEGTYQAAQAKLPELKALGITAVELMPLAAFAGEYGWGYDGVALYAPHAPYGRPEDLRRFVDAAHNIGLAVFLDVVYNHFGPDGNYLKNYSPKYFTSKFQSAWGEGLDYAERHMRRLITENAQMWLRDYHFDGLRLDATQSMPDDSEVHILQELASEVHGLGGHHLMLAEDYRNLPMLVTDYHLDGIWVDDFHHEMRVTLTGDQDGYYAAFQGGAAALANTINRGWTYEGQTWPMEDHALPGNLRGKPADALPAPSFVYFIQNHDQIGNRAQGDRMTDVERVSVAAFRGASTVLLALPMTPLIFQGQEWAASTPFPFFSNHHGQLGELVSEGRKKEFGHFEGFSGHVLDPQDRATFELAKLDWAEKRDGEHAQTLRTYQQLLNLRKTDPVLSGRSRHALTAGHVDAVLWVRWTTDEGERALLWNTGKTALTASKLDLPFDLPPSLTFHSEGKPTPTLGAGEAVILGNG from the coding sequence ATGTCCAATTTTTCCACTGCTCCCGCTCCGCCCGCTTTCAAACCCGTCTCTCAGCCCCTCTCCAGCGGTGAGCGTCTCGGCGCACAGGTCTTGCCGGACGGCACCGGCACCCGCTTCCGGGTCTGGGCCACCGAAGTACAGGACGTCGCCGTGAGAATCGGCGGCACCGATTACCCGATGGAGCGCAGCGGCGACCCCGATCACGACTGCATTCACCAGACCGTCTTGCCAGTCGGTGCCGGCACCCGCTATCAGTTTGTCTTGGGCGGCGTGCCCACCCCCGATCCCTACGCCCGATTTTTGCCGGGCGGCGTTCACGGCGAGGCCGAGGTGATCGCCTTTAATGTCCACGACTGGAAAGACGTCAATTGGGACGGCGTTCCGCTGGATCAGTGCGTTTTTTATGAGCTGCACGTCGGCACCTTCACGCCGGAAGGCACTTATCAGGCGGCTCAAGCCAAACTGCCGGAGCTTAAGGCACTGGGCATCACGGCCGTCGAACTGATGCCGCTGGCCGCCTTCGCGGGCGAGTACGGCTGGGGCTACGACGGGGTGGCCCTCTACGCGCCGCACGCGCCGTATGGCCGCCCTGAAGACCTCAGGCGCTTCGTCGACGCCGCCCACAACATTGGGTTGGCGGTCTTTTTGGACGTGGTCTACAACCATTTTGGCCCCGACGGCAATTACCTCAAAAATTACAGCCCCAAGTATTTCACCAGCAAGTTTCAGAGCGCTTGGGGCGAGGGCCTCGATTATGCCGAGCGCCACATGCGCCGCCTGATTACCGAAAACGCCCAGATGTGGCTGCGCGATTACCACTTCGACGGCCTGCGCCTAGACGCCACCCAGAGCATGCCCGACGACTCCGAGGTGCATATTTTGCAGGAGCTGGCTTCAGAAGTGCACGGGCTGGGCGGCCACCACCTGATGCTGGCCGAGGATTACCGCAACTTGCCGATGCTGGTCACGGACTACCACCTCGACGGCATCTGGGTGGACGACTTTCACCACGAAATGCGGGTCACGCTGACCGGCGATCAGGACGGCTACTACGCGGCCTTTCAGGGCGGAGCGGCGGCGCTGGCCAACACCATCAACCGGGGCTGGACGTATGAAGGCCAAACTTGGCCGATGGAAGACCACGCCCTGCCCGGCAACTTGCGCGGCAAACCCGCTGACGCGTTGCCAGCGCCCAGTTTCGTGTATTTTATCCAGAACCACGACCAGATCGGCAACCGCGCTCAGGGCGACCGAATGACCGACGTGGAGCGCGTCTCGGTGGCCGCTTTCCGGGGAGCCAGCACAGTCCTCCTCGCCCTGCCGATGACGCCGCTGATTTTTCAGGGCCAAGAATGGGCCGCCAGCACACCGTTTCCCTTTTTCTCCAACCACCACGGCCAACTCGGTGAACTGGTCAGCGAGGGGCGCAAAAAAGAATTCGGGCACTTTGAAGGCTTTTCGGGCCATGTGCTCGACCCACAAGACCGCGCCACCTTCGAGCTGGCCAAACTCGACTGGGCCGAGAAACGGGACGGCGAACATGCCCAGACGCTTCGGACGTATCAGCAGTTGCTGAACTTGAGAAAAACCGACCCGGTGCTGAGTGGCCGCTCACGTCACGCACTGACGGCGGGGCACGTGGACGCGGTGTTGTGGGTGCGCTGGACAACCGACGAAGGTGAGCGGGCGCTGCTGTGGAACACCGGCAAGACCGCTCTGACCGCGTCCAAACTCGACTTGCCCTTCGACTTGCCTCCCAGCCTGACTTTTCACAGCGAGGGCAAGCCCACCCCCACGCTGGGAGCCGGTGAAGCTGTGATCTTGGGCAACGGATGA
- the treY gene encoding malto-oligosyltrehalose synthase, with product MTAALTETQLTEMHTPQIPRATYRLQLHGPITLPSGKTARFDFRDAARAVPYLARLGISTLYLSPIWQAAPGSSHGYDATDHSRVSDELGGEKGLRKLWQTAKAQNMTIIADFVPNHMGIAGGHNPYWEDVLRHGQASRYAHFFDISWEPLKRALSGKVLLPVLGDQYGRVLERGELQVVRIGGALGLRYFERTFPLSPRQNAPILTRAWTLASQLDASPQNEEARADLASLALQAAHLPRSQDNLTSEDKQSRARETAVIERRLSRLAEIPAIAAALDTALSELNADPTRLDQLITEQNYRLSYWKVASEQINYRRFFDINDLAALRIEDPRVFEWAHSKLFELIKEGVIAGVRLDHTDGLYDPAGYFQTLQERAAQVLGVPYAAGDRPLYVLAEKILEPGERLPNWPIYGTTGYDFLAQLGGVFVESGNEEEISGIYRRFTGDRKSYGQTLHDTKEFIQRVSLASEVNVLAEHLERLAEADLRWRDFTLSSLREVLREVIAAFPVYRTYVRLDGREGGDDAKIGHAIKDARRLNRELDGSLFDFLRAVLTLDAPDLESRERYAEFAFKFQQLTGPVTAKGAEDTAFYRYGRLLCLNEVGGDPAIFGTPPRTFHAQARERGEKWPHAMLSTSTHDTKRGEGTRARIAVLSEMPQTWAAYLSHWGKLARAFERELPEGARAPSSVDQMMFFQNVLGAWPLSGALTDLPDRLSAAMLKSAREAKQHTSWAAPDAAYEEALDNLIRGLLASSEFVDSVKIFHEQISSYGAQNSLSAALVRLTAPGVPDTYQGSESWNQALVDPDNRRPVDYARLQALLRRTEERHAKEPLGLAAELLRNYGNGGIKLLTTWAALSERRSNPELFGLGNYHALSGGKHLLAFSRQLGDQLAVTLAPRLTYSLTKGQTPWALGEVWGSRTLALPSGAYRSAMTGERFRVRGDKIALAKVLEFFPVALLIRE from the coding sequence ATGACGGCGGCGCTCACCGAAACTCAGCTTACAGAGATGCACACGCCGCAGATTCCCCGCGCCACCTACCGCCTGCAACTGCACGGCCCCATCACGCTGCCCAGCGGCAAAACCGCCCGCTTCGATTTCAGGGACGCGGCCAGAGCGGTGCCTTATCTGGCCCGCCTGGGCATCAGCACGCTTTACCTCTCCCCCATCTGGCAGGCCGCGCCGGGCAGCTCGCACGGCTACGACGCCACCGACCACAGCCGAGTCTCGGACGAGTTGGGCGGCGAAAAGGGGCTGCGCAAGCTCTGGCAAACCGCCAAAGCGCAGAACATGACCATCATCGCCGACTTTGTGCCCAACCACATGGGCATCGCGGGCGGCCATAACCCGTACTGGGAAGATGTCCTGCGCCACGGACAAGCCAGCCGCTACGCCCACTTCTTCGACATTTCGTGGGAACCTCTCAAGCGGGCGCTCAGCGGCAAAGTGCTGCTGCCGGTGCTGGGCGATCAGTACGGGCGGGTGCTGGAGCGCGGCGAGCTACAGGTGGTGCGGATCGGCGGCGCACTCGGCCTGCGCTACTTCGAGCGCACCTTTCCGCTCTCGCCGCGCCAGAACGCCCCGATTCTCACGCGGGCCTGGACGCTCGCCAGCCAACTCGACGCTTCGCCCCAAAATGAAGAAGCCCGCGCCGACCTCGCTTCGCTGGCGCTGCAAGCCGCCCATTTGCCGCGCAGCCAGGACAACCTGACCAGCGAAGACAAACAAAGCCGCGCCCGCGAAACCGCCGTGATCGAGCGCCGCCTTTCGCGCCTCGCCGAGATCCCGGCGATTGCCGCCGCGCTGGACACCGCACTGAGTGAGCTCAACGCCGATCCCACGCGCCTCGACCAGCTCATCACCGAGCAAAATTACCGGCTGAGCTACTGGAAAGTCGCTTCCGAGCAAATCAATTACCGCCGCTTTTTTGACATCAACGACTTGGCGGCGCTGCGAATCGAAGACCCCCGCGTCTTCGAGTGGGCGCACTCCAAACTGTTTGAACTCATCAAGGAAGGCGTCATCGCAGGCGTGCGGCTTGACCACACCGACGGTTTGTACGACCCCGCCGGTTACTTCCAGACGTTGCAGGAGCGGGCCGCACAGGTGCTGGGTGTGCCTTACGCGGCGGGCGACCGACCACTGTACGTGCTGGCCGAAAAGATTCTGGAACCCGGCGAGCGCTTGCCCAACTGGCCGATCTACGGCACCACCGGCTACGACTTTTTGGCGCAGCTCGGCGGCGTGTTCGTGGAGAGCGGCAACGAGGAAGAGATCAGCGGGATTTACCGGCGCTTTACCGGCGACCGCAAAAGCTACGGTCAGACGCTGCACGACACCAAAGAATTTATTCAGCGGGTCAGTCTCGCTTCCGAAGTCAATGTGTTGGCCGAGCACCTCGAGCGGCTGGCCGAAGCGGATTTGCGCTGGCGCGACTTTACTTTAAGCAGCCTGCGCGAGGTGCTGCGCGAAGTCATCGCGGCTTTTCCGGTCTACCGCACTTATGTCCGGCTCGACGGGCGCGAGGGCGGCGACGACGCCAAGATTGGCCACGCCATCAAAGACGCCCGCAGGCTCAACCGCGAACTCGACGGCAGCCTATTCGACTTCCTGAGAGCCGTGCTGACGCTCGACGCCCCCGATCTGGAGAGCCGCGAGCGCTACGCCGAATTTGCCTTCAAGTTCCAGCAACTCACCGGCCCGGTGACGGCCAAAGGCGCGGAAGACACCGCCTTTTACCGCTACGGACGGCTGCTGTGCCTCAACGAAGTCGGCGGCGACCCGGCCATTTTCGGCACGCCGCCGCGCACCTTTCACGCGCAGGCCCGCGAGAGGGGCGAAAAGTGGCCGCACGCCATGCTGAGCACCAGCACCCACGACACCAAACGCGGCGAAGGCACCCGCGCCCGCATCGCGGTGCTGAGCGAGATGCCGCAGACGTGGGCGGCTTACCTCAGCCACTGGGGCAAGCTGGCCCGCGCCTTTGAGCGCGAACTCCCAGAAGGCGCACGCGCTCCCAGCAGCGTAGACCAGATGATGTTTTTTCAAAACGTGCTGGGCGCTTGGCCGCTGAGCGGCGCACTCACCGATTTGCCTGACCGCCTGAGCGCCGCCATGCTCAAATCGGCCCGTGAAGCCAAGCAGCACACCTCATGGGCCGCGCCCGACGCCGCTTATGAAGAAGCGCTGGACAATTTGATTCGCGGCCTGCTGGCTTCCAGCGAGTTCGTGGACAGCGTCAAGATTTTTCACGAGCAGATCAGCTCCTACGGCGCACAAAACAGCCTCTCGGCGGCGCTGGTGCGCCTAACGGCCCCCGGCGTGCCCGACACCTATCAGGGCAGTGAAAGCTGGAATCAGGCGTTGGTCGATCCCGACAACCGCCGCCCGGTGGACTACGCCCGTCTTCAGGCGCTCCTGCGGCGCACCGAAGAGCGCCACGCCAAAGAGCCGCTGGGGCTCGCAGCAGAGTTGCTGAGGAACTACGGCAACGGCGGCATCAAACTGCTGACCACCTGGGCGGCCCTCTCCGAGAGGCGCAGCAATCCTGAGTTGTTCGGGCTGGGGAATTACCACGCCCTCAGCGGCGGCAAGCACCTGCTGGCCTTCTCGCGGCAATTGGGCGATCAACTGGCCGTCACACTGGCCCCGCGCCTGACCTACAGCCTGACCAAAGGCCAAACGCCCTGGGCGCTGGGCGAGGTGTGGGGCAGCCGCACTTTGGCCCTCCCCAGCGGCGCTTACCGCAGCGCTATGACCGGCGAGCGCTTCCGGGTGCGCGGCGACAAGATCGCGCTGGCCAAGGTGCTGGAATTTTTTCCGGTGGCGCTGCTTATCCGGGAATGA
- the purH gene encoding bifunctional phosphoribosylaminoimidazolecarboxamide formyltransferase/IMP cyclohydrolase — translation MSDSVQHSQKQALISVSDKSGVVEFARALTEQGWAILSTGGTLSALQAAGVPATKVADVTGFPEILDGRVKTLHPKIHGGILARRTPEHLSELAEHSIGPIDLVCVNLYPFRETVASGADLETAIENIDIGGPAMIRAAAKNFESVLILVDPADYPLALQAEVSQGQRRHLAAKAYAHTSSYDAAITAYLSEPSGDSLSGDSISGEDFPKEVSLPLTQIADLRYGENPHQQATVYRLGAQTGPVLDAEVLSGKAMSFNNYADTDAAWALVSDFGADQAACVAVKHANPCGVAVAATPKEAWERARDADNLSVFGGVVAINRPIDLETAKATRGTFLEVLIAPNIDADALTWLREKKPDLRVLRAGKRLASGLDYRPLIGGFLAQKRDERLWDDLCPKVVTAKQPSEAEWKDLAFAWLVAKHARSNNVVLARGGVTVGIGAGAVSRIWAAERAVQNAGEGARGAVMASEAFFPFDDVVRLAGSVGVNAIIQPGGAKRDPEVIAAANELGISMVLTGSRHFKH, via the coding sequence ATGTCAGATTCAGTTCAGCATTCCCAAAAGCAAGCCCTCATCTCGGTCAGCGACAAGTCCGGCGTCGTTGAATTTGCCCGCGCCCTCACTGAGCAAGGCTGGGCCATCCTATCTACCGGCGGAACCCTCAGTGCCCTGCAAGCGGCGGGCGTTCCGGCAACCAAAGTGGCCGACGTCACCGGCTTTCCCGAAATCTTGGATGGCCGGGTCAAGACCTTACACCCCAAGATTCACGGCGGTATTCTGGCCCGGCGCACGCCCGAGCACCTCTCCGAACTCGCCGAGCACAGCATCGGGCCGATTGATCTGGTGTGCGTCAACCTCTATCCGTTCCGCGAAACAGTGGCGTCGGGGGCCGACTTAGAGACGGCCATTGAAAACATAGACATCGGCGGCCCGGCCATGATTCGCGCCGCTGCCAAGAACTTTGAGAGCGTGCTTATCTTGGTTGACCCCGCCGACTACCCGCTGGCCCTGCAGGCCGAGGTTTCGCAGGGCCAGCGCCGTCACCTCGCGGCCAAAGCCTACGCCCACACCAGCAGCTACGACGCGGCGATCACGGCTTATTTGTCTGAACCATCAGGCGACAGTCTTTCTGGCGACAGTATCTCCGGCGAAGATTTCCCAAAAGAAGTCAGCTTGCCCCTCACCCAGATTGCCGATCTGCGCTACGGCGAAAACCCCCACCAGCAGGCCACCGTCTACCGCCTCGGCGCTCAGACCGGGCCGGTGCTAGACGCCGAGGTGCTGAGCGGCAAGGCCATGAGCTTCAACAACTACGCCGACACCGACGCGGCGTGGGCGCTGGTGAGCGATTTTGGCGCAGATCAAGCGGCTTGCGTGGCCGTCAAGCACGCCAACCCCTGCGGCGTGGCAGTTGCGGCCACTCCGAAAGAAGCCTGGGAACGCGCCCGCGACGCCGATAACCTCAGCGTGTTTGGCGGCGTGGTAGCGATCAACCGGCCCATTGATCTGGAGACGGCCAAAGCCACCAGAGGCACCTTTCTGGAAGTGCTGATCGCCCCCAACATCGACGCAGACGCCCTGACTTGGCTGCGCGAAAAGAAACCCGACTTGCGGGTGCTGCGGGCAGGCAAACGTCTGGCATCTGGACTGGATTACCGCCCGCTCATCGGCGGCTTTCTGGCCCAAAAACGCGACGAGCGGCTGTGGGATGACCTGTGCCCTAAAGTGGTGACAGCCAAGCAGCCCAGCGAGGCCGAGTGGAAAGACTTGGCCTTCGCGTGGCTGGTCGCCAAGCACGCCCGCAGCAACAACGTGGTGCTGGCAAGAGGCGGCGTCACGGTGGGCATCGGCGCGGGGGCGGTCAGCCGCATCTGGGCCGCCGAGCGGGCGGTGCAGAACGCGGGCGAAGGAGCACGCGGCGCGGTGATGGCTTCCGAAGCGTTTTTCCCGTTCGACGACGTGGTGCGGCTGGCCGGCAGCGTGGGAGTCAACGCCATCATTCAGCCGGGCGGAGCCAAGCGCGACCCGGAAGTCATCGCCGCTGCCAACGAACTCGGGATCAGCATGGTGCTGACCGGCTCGCGGCACTTCAAGCATTAG
- a CDS encoding bifunctional 5,10-methylenetetrahydrofolate dehydrogenase/5,10-methenyltetrahydrofolate cyclohydrolase yields the protein MQLLGKPLAAGVTAEVRARLLTLGALHLVSVVASGDPATLVYVESKRRQAEKLGVRLSVRDLGAGVSQAELHRVLRELSDDETVHGVVLELPLAPALDPDAALRQIVHPKDIEGLTPANLALVSAGRESEALLPPTPRSVRFLLREALELSGARVAIIGPGRTVGRPLAWMLNNRGATVTLCNEFTRDLGGVLERQDAVVVAVGRAGLLRPEHVLPHHVVIDAGINVTESGVVGDVAPEVGEIVRAYTPVPGGVGPLTSALMFQNLVRAVRLQRGEKVE from the coding sequence ATGCAGCTTCTGGGTAAACCGCTGGCGGCGGGCGTGACGGCGGAGGTGCGGGCGCGGCTCCTGACACTGGGAGCGCTGCATCTGGTCAGCGTGGTGGCGTCGGGCGATCCGGCCACGCTGGTGTATGTGGAGAGCAAGCGCCGTCAAGCTGAAAAACTCGGCGTGCGTCTGAGTGTGCGCGACCTCGGTGCGGGGGTCAGTCAGGCCGAACTGCACCGCGTTCTGCGCGAACTCTCGGACGATGAGACGGTTCACGGCGTCGTCTTGGAGTTGCCGCTGGCCCCGGCACTCGACCCCGACGCGGCGCTGCGCCAGATCGTTCATCCCAAAGATATAGAGGGCCTGACGCCCGCCAATTTGGCGTTGGTCTCGGCGGGCCGCGAGTCCGAAGCCCTGCTGCCCCCCACCCCGCGCAGCGTGCGCTTTTTGCTCCGCGAAGCGCTGGAACTCTCGGGTGCGAGGGTGGCCATCATCGGGCCGGGCCGCACGGTGGGCCGCCCCCTGGCTTGGATGCTCAACAACCGGGGCGCGACGGTGACGCTGTGCAACGAATTCACCCGCGATCTGGGGGGCGTGCTTGAGAGGCAAGACGCGGTGGTGGTGGCAGTGGGCCGCGCCGGACTGCTCAGACCCGAACACGTTTTGCCGCACCACGTCGTGATTGACGCGGGCATCAACGTCACCGAAAGTGGCGTCGTCGGTGACGTGGCTCCCGAAGTCGGCGAGATCGTGCGAGCCTACACGCCTGTGCCCGGCGGCGTTGGCCCACTGACCAGCGCGTTGATGTTTCAAAACCTGGTGCGGGCGGTGAGATTGCAGCGGGGAGAGAAAGTGGAGTGA
- a CDS encoding insulinase family protein produces the protein MTISEQGRLETLPKVGDQLGRYTVERVESLPDTASTYIQLRHELGSRHIHIARADENAGFAVTFPTVPKDSTGVPHILEHIALMGSKKYPVSDPFFAMIPRSLNTFMNAMTAADWTTYLFSTRNPSDFSNLLGIYLDAAFFPRMTRFSFLRDGHRFENADPADPKSELKMQGVVYNEMKGAMASAGAVLYKALGKALYPDLTYANNSGGEPANIPDLTYEDLKAFHAAHYHPSNAFFYSYGQMPLAELLTTIERDVMSQFEPNVLDVRIPDQANFDVPRRSEVHYPSSDTERGAQVVVAWKVTPTYQAYDNLKWSVLSEVLLGNPAAPLYKPLIDSGLGSALADGSGYSDNFREAAFGAGLKGLSAENAGKVEALVLDTLAQIEREGLDDELIDSALHQFEIAQREVSNAGTPYALKMLFAVVNPWLYGGDPVASLNLAAELEKLSAERKAGRVFEPMIRQWLLENSHRVTLTLTPDPAMQDQQAEAEKAMVARLSADLTDEDRAAIVKDALMLQNAPADDHSLLPTLGLPDVTLSVPRPDYQMEQQGHAEVYRSAQPTGGLIYLDVQVPLPELSQDQLELLPFYAFAVTRNGAANLSEVELTRRIEAVTGGIGAAAGKGNGPDQISEIRTSLTFSGKALSRNKDALVELLRDVIAAPKFSAERLAQLVNQRVSGMRSSIIGNGSAYASTLAGAQVSPLEALGELQGGVTAFKRYQAWQAAGDWSELQSRLEELSKVVTTASARLVLSASENDLALDLSPLAELFGGAVRQTLTPALAPHVPQARTMDTPVAYNAVSFATVPYVHADSPALLVLSKLLRTEYLLKELREKGGAYGGGASFDPRTGAFDLTSFRDPHIGRTFEVFGKLDEFLSSDDLGERQLTEAILSASRQLDPLLSADSVARSRIFSDLAGFSADRQEDYKARMMKVTLEDLRRVQQSYLLPERAGYATFSGRDPNAETAEQHLKFEVESI, from the coding sequence ATGACCATCTCAGAACAGGGCCGCTTAGAAACCCTTCCCAAAGTCGGCGACCAACTGGGCCGCTACACCGTCGAGCGCGTGGAAAGCCTGCCCGACACGGCCTCCACTTACATCCAACTGCGCCACGAACTCGGCAGCCGCCACATTCACATTGCCCGCGCCGACGAGAACGCCGGATTCGCCGTGACCTTTCCCACCGTGCCCAAAGACAGCACCGGCGTGCCGCACATCCTGGAGCACATCGCCCTAATGGGGTCCAAAAAATACCCGGTGTCCGATCCGTTTTTTGCCATGATTCCGCGCTCGCTCAATACCTTCATGAACGCCATGACGGCAGCCGACTGGACGACCTACCTGTTCTCGACGCGCAACCCCAGCGACTTCAGCAATTTGCTGGGCATCTACCTCGACGCCGCTTTTTTCCCGCGCATGACCCGCTTCAGCTTTTTGCGCGACGGCCACCGTTTCGAGAATGCCGATCCTGCCGACCCGAAGTCCGAACTCAAAATGCAGGGCGTGGTCTACAACGAGATGAAAGGCGCGATGGCCAGCGCGGGCGCAGTCCTTTATAAGGCGCTGGGCAAGGCTCTGTATCCCGATCTGACCTACGCCAACAACTCCGGCGGCGAACCGGCCAATATTCCCGATCTGACGTACGAAGACCTCAAAGCCTTCCACGCGGCCCACTACCACCCGTCCAACGCCTTTTTTTACAGCTACGGCCAGATGCCGCTCGCTGAGCTGCTGACGACCATCGAGCGCGACGTGATGAGCCAGTTTGAGCCGAATGTGCTGGACGTCCGCATTCCCGATCAGGCCAATTTTGACGTGCCGCGCCGCAGTGAAGTGCATTATCCCTCCAGCGACACCGAGCGCGGGGCGCAGGTGGTGGTGGCCTGGAAAGTCACGCCGACCTATCAGGCCTACGACAACCTCAAATGGAGCGTGCTGAGCGAGGTGCTGCTGGGCAATCCGGCGGCTCCGCTCTACAAACCGCTGATCGATTCGGGACTGGGAAGCGCTCTGGCCGACGGCAGCGGTTACAGCGACAACTTCCGCGAGGCGGCGTTCGGGGCGGGCCTCAAGGGGCTGAGCGCCGAGAACGCGGGCAAGGTGGAAGCGCTGGTGCTCGACACGCTGGCCCAGATCGAGCGCGAGGGTTTGGACGATGAGCTTATCGACAGCGCCCTGCACCAATTTGAAATCGCCCAGCGCGAGGTCAGCAACGCGGGCACGCCCTACGCCCTCAAGATGCTGTTCGCGGTGGTCAATCCCTGGCTGTACGGCGGTGATCCGGTGGCCAGCCTCAACTTGGCCGCCGAACTGGAGAAACTCAGCGCCGAGCGCAAAGCGGGCCGAGTCTTTGAGCCGATGATTCGCCAGTGGCTGCTGGAAAATTCTCACCGCGTCACCCTGACCCTGACGCCCGACCCGGCCATGCAAGACCAGCAGGCCGAGGCCGAGAAAGCGATGGTGGCCCGCCTCAGTGCCGATCTGACCGACGAAGACCGCGCCGCCATCGTCAAAGACGCGCTGATGCTGCAAAACGCCCCCGCCGACGATCACTCGCTGCTGCCCACACTGGGCTTGCCGGACGTGACGCTGAGCGTGCCGCGCCCCGATTACCAGATGGAGCAGCAGGGCCACGCCGAGGTTTACCGCTCGGCCCAGCCGACAGGCGGTTTGATTTACCTGGACGTGCAGGTGCCGCTGCCGGAACTGAGTCAGGATCAGCTTGAACTGTTGCCGTTCTACGCCTTCGCCGTGACCCGCAATGGTGCGGCGAACCTCAGCGAAGTGGAATTGACCCGCCGGATCGAAGCCGTGACCGGCGGCATCGGCGCGGCGGCGGGCAAGGGCAACGGCCCCGATCAGATCAGCGAGATTCGCACCAGCTTGACCTTCAGCGGCAAGGCGTTGTCGCGTAACAAGGACGCGCTGGTGGAACTTCTGCGGGACGTGATCGCCGCGCCCAAATTCAGCGCTGAGCGTCTGGCCCAGCTGGTCAATCAGCGGGTCTCGGGAATGCGTTCCAGCATCATCGGCAACGGTTCGGCGTATGCCTCCACCCTCGCCGGAGCGCAGGTCAGCCCGCTGGAAGCGCTGGGCGAGCTTCAGGGAGGCGTCACCGCCTTCAAGCGCTATCAGGCGTGGCAGGCGGCAGGCGACTGGAGCGAACTGCAAAGCCGTTTGGAAGAACTGAGCAAGGTCGTCACCACCGCCAGCGCCCGCTTGGTGCTGAGCGCCTCTGAAAACGATCTGGCCCTCGATCTGTCGCCGCTGGCCGAGCTGTTCGGCGGCGCGGTGCGGCAGACCCTGACCCCCGCGCTGGCCCCTCATGTTCCGCAGGCCCGCACCATGGACACGCCGGTGGCCTACAACGCCGTTTCGTTTGCCACCGTGCCTTATGTCCATGCCGACAGCCCGGCCTTGCTGGTGCTCAGCAAACTCCTGCGAACCGAATACCTGCTCAAGGAACTGCGCGAGAAGGGCGGCGCATACGGCGGCGGAGCCAGCTTCGATCCGCGCACCGGCGCGTTTGATCTGACCAGTTTCCGCGACCCTCACATTGGCCGCACCTTCGAAGTGTTCGGCAAGCTGGATGAGTTTCTGAGCAGTGACGATCTGGGCGAGCGCCAACTCACCGAGGCGATCCTGAGTGCCAGCCGCCAGCTTGACCCCCTCCTGAGCGCCGACAGTGTGGCCCGCAGCCGGATTTTCTCCGACCTCGCCGGATTCAGTGCCGACCGGCAAGAAGACTACAAAGCCCGCATGATGAAGGTGACGCTTGAAGACCTGCGCCGCGTGCAGCAAAGCTACCTGTTGCCCGAACGCGCCGGATACGCCACCTTCTCAGGCCGCGACCCCAACGCGGAGACGGCAGAGCAGCACCTGAAGTTTGAAGTGGAAAGCATTTAA
- the ruvA gene encoding Holliday junction branch migration protein RuvA — protein sequence MIAFLSGVVREVREHSAIVLTGGVGYEVLCPASTLAKLKPGDVAELHTRLVVREDAWTLFGFSETDSLKLFELLTSVTGVGPKLGLALLSAMPVSALAQGLLSGDSKLLSSVSGVGKKTAERLVLELQNKVPEHLAAPTVGGKRQRVISTAGQDAVEALLALGFRDAQVRSVVSELLASDPEQSADQLIRKSLGRLR from the coding sequence ATGATTGCTTTTCTCTCCGGCGTGGTGCGCGAAGTGCGCGAACACAGTGCCATTGTCCTGACCGGCGGCGTCGGCTACGAAGTGCTCTGCCCCGCTTCCACCCTCGCCAAACTCAAACCGGGCGACGTGGCCGAACTCCACACCCGCCTGGTGGTGCGCGAGGACGCCTGGACACTGTTCGGCTTTTCCGAAACCGACAGCCTCAAGCTGTTCGAGCTGCTGACCAGCGTGACCGGCGTGGGGCCAAAGCTGGGGCTGGCGCTGCTGTCGGCCATGCCGGTGTCGGCGCTGGCTCAGGGGCTGCTCAGCGGCGACAGCAAGCTCCTCAGCAGCGTCTCCGGCGTGGGCAAAAAGACCGCCGAGCGCTTGGTGCTGGAACTTCAAAATAAGGTGCCGGAACATCTGGCCGCGCCAACGGTGGGCGGCAAGCGGCAGCGGGTCATCAGCACGGCGGGGCAGGACGCGGTGGAAGCACTGCTGGCGCTGGGCTTCCGCGACGCGCAGGTGCGCTCGGTGGTCTCGGAATTGCTGGCCAGCGACCCCGAGCAGAGCGCCGACCAGCTCATTCGCAAAAGTCTGGGCCGCTTGAGGTGA